From a single Drosophila sulfurigaster albostrigata strain 15112-1811.04 chromosome 3, ASM2355843v2, whole genome shotgun sequence genomic region:
- the LOC133840961 gene encoding zinc finger protein jing, with translation MPPQILSASAAATAAASNSSSNATGTATANAAATVAASNQNAARSNHSNNNTAKITTTIAQRTNSSSSSNTSATGATTAVPTLQWPWNTSLGSTSTAVPAYNSSSTPATTKKRAAVASNGSNSDAASNTASCIAVAAKKSRAELQGNSSSNNGNSSSNNHSTSDKRLKAAALEESQTKITGFFKSQMKATPGKLATPSPPPTAAAAANTLTMSTPATTASLNKYFNILSQLNEQKQQQQHQQQQQPQPKPATVAAAPAIVAAAAATPTAAALPVPALKKIERSSKQPAKIAQVAPNLRKTPSSNSHNHAGNSSSNNTGKSPAKKHVAIAPRTPEMKQQQQQQLQLQASKSLLAATAYRASNGNSSNSVAVTATATAAATAAVAVAKPCQKLQLSAAPTATPTQNPTLYQLPVQLPNLVQLPPQLAAAANIMQLNNVAKAAVAAAASNNAAAAAASAQAAQAAAAQYFLNGTVFKLQQVTTATTTTATTATAAAATAGGVNPFGLLNANELQELLLKQQQQQVQQQQQQQQQLQLQQAAAVKAAAAAVATPTANGAANFQELFQQQIAAAIAAQQQQQQQQQQQQHQQQQLQRLGAAAAAQPVFMATPAGLLLNAATLPAMLAQAAAAIAANSQQQQQQQQQKVAAAVALQQQHQQQQQQSLPALQPIPALSSIFEPAAEQQQQQLQLQQQQLAQLLLSHQQQQQQQQQQHHQQQQQQLITANQPPPLTAANSCNSNSISNNTASNISNNSNASNNLSNNTALLPQQQQQQQQQQQQQQLQQLPQQQPQQQPRAIIKGPPPLVTISSASSSALGTVAAKSRSTLPSALAKPYQKRPSPQRQQQQQVGKCKYAAIATPTTPPPLVPTSTGATAATAATGVGAAAKELQQLRKSATPSNITPTPPLVSIAPAKLTPTLSMAKQQQQLPPTTVGKISSSSSSSADLFDLVKNSNGAISIVGKSAAASNSCSFASSPTPSLALTPLPFSSPSSSNSNSSPALSVHSSSTLCSFGKSLVTIKAEPIEETLSASASAASSMPTPTCSATPTALLCSSTPLGVASISSSSSSHNPQSFAGQLPGTRCVNVKHELLAECSGGNSNCSSSYASTSNSVSSAADLSLEASTPATSLSPAPSPSASSQSQTIPIASPEGNASQQDMLSELVTSSCNSSGTEDCSQTASLPATTVATATVSTAATPIAGSSSSGSSNYDEEDDKSVASSEAATHKRLTPESGIGGSLSNSESSNSIADAISSKSACPAASSVSVSVSVSASASDSNSLASNAPSPASPSNDDGSCSAPATPAPAPCALLDTTLAETASKTLPKCAISPILSQPKTIRFPAGAGAGGKGGKRHDGVCYWDKCNKKHESNSKLLDHMQTHHVNTQTGPFACLWVGCKVYNKESCSRRWLERHVLSHGGSKQFKCIVEGCGLRFGSQLALQKHVNNHFNATDNAKESTNKRTSDPPVPKQLRKNGKKLRYRRQPFSARMFDFFDTGIMEGLQHRLRQISTLTNGAQAITFQGQCLMRRRNSQGSYECFVRWSPREIISDEWMPECPNRTRQHTKVLHIKHMRPAEKTCVDSLLSTAYRLRYHAQLFDDDYNVNEQQQQQEEMDQSSSECAASDDEEDDDDGDGDGDDDDEEDEDEDDGVSGTISSTSGSGTVSSYQQVLSIAKLQMQQRRKHPRKPPKGTMTMTMAATQLVPTDALVPL, from the exons ATGCCGCCACAAATACTCAGCGCCAGCGCCGCAGCGACAGCTGCTgccagcaatagcagcagcaatgcaacaggaacagcaacagcgaacgctgcagcaacagttgctgccagCAATCAGAATGCAGCGAgaagcaaccacagcaacaacaacactgccAAAATCACCACAACAATAGCTCAAcgcaccaacagcagcagcagcagcaacacatcagcaacaggagcaaccACTGCAGTGCCAACGCTGCAATGGCCCTGGAACACAAGTCTCGGCAGCACCTCAACCGCTGTGCCCGCCTACAACTCATCCTCCACACCCGCCACTACAAAGAAgcgtgctgctgttgccagcaatggcagcaacagcgacgccgCCAGCAACACTGCCAGCTGCATTGCTGTGGCAGCGAAAAAGTCACGTGCCGAACTgcaaggcaacagcagcagcaacaacggcaacagcagcagcaacaaccacagcaccAGCGACAAAAGACTGAAAGCCGCCGCCTTGGAGGAGTCGCAGACTAAGATCACGGGTTTCTTCAAGTCACAAATGAAGGCGACGCCTGGCAAGTTGGCCACGCCCTCACCGCCgcccacagcagcagcagcagcgaataCGCTTACAATGAGCACGCCGGCAACCACAGCATCGCTCAACAAATACTTTAACATACTCTCGCAGCTCAAcgagcagaagcagcaacagcagcaccaacaacaacaacagccgcaaCCCAAgccagcaacagttgctgcggCGCCTGCaatagttgctgctgcggctgcaacgccaactgctgctgctttgcctGTGCCAGCACTCAAGAAGATCGaacgcagcagcaagcaaccaGCAAAGATTGCCCAAGTGGCGCCCAATCTGCGCAAGacgcccagcagcaacagtcacaaTCACgccggcaacagcagcagcaacaacactggCAAATCGCCCGCCAAGAAGCACGTGGCCATTGCACCGCGCACGCCCGAGatgaagcaacagcagcagcaacagttgcagctgcaagcATCCAAATCATTGCTTGCAGCAACCGCGTATCGTGCGtccaacggcaacagcagcaattcgGTTGCTGTtacagcaactgcaacggcagcagcaacagcggccgTTGCTGTCGCCAAGCCCTGCCAGAAGCTGCAACTATCCGCCGCGCccacagccacgcccactcagAATCCCACGCTCTATCAGCTGCCCGTGCAACTGCCGAATCTGGTGCAGTTGCCGCCgcaactggcagcagcagccaacatcATGCAGCTGAACAATGTGGCCaaagcagcagttgctgctgctgccagcaacaatgcagcggcagcagcagcctcggCGCAGGCAGCACAAGCAGCAGCCGCGCAGTATTTCCTCAACGGCACCGTCTTCAAGCTGCAACAGGTGacgacggcaacgacaacgacagcaaccacggcgacggcggcagcagcaactgccgGAGGCGTTAATCCCTTTGGCCTGCTCAATGCCAATGAGCTGCAGGAACTGCTGctcaagcagcaacagcagcaggtgcaacagcagcagcagcagcagcaacaattgcagctgcagcaggcgGCAGCTGTGAAGGCGGCTGCAGCAGCcgtggccacgcccactgcgAATGGTGCTGCCAACTTCCAAGAGTTGTTTCAGCAGCAGATTGCCGCTGCAATTGcagcccaacagcagcagcagcaacaacagcagcagcagcaacaccaacagcaacagttgcagcgtCTTggcgccgcagcagcagcacaaccCGTGTTTATGGCAACGCCAGCGGGATTGTTGCTGAATGCAGCCACGCTGCCAGCGATGTTGGCgcaagcagcagccgcaatTGCCGCCAAcagtcagcaacaacagcagcagcaacagcagaaggttgccgctgctgtggccctgcagcagcaacaccagcagcagcagcaacagtcgctgCCAGCGTTGCAGCCGATACCCGCCTTGAGTTCCATCTTTGAGCCAGCCGccgagcaacagcagcaacagttgcagctacagcaacagcagctggcgcAGTTGCTGCTCtcccatcagcagcagcagcagcaacaacaacaacaacatcatcagcagcagcaacagcaactcatcACTGCCAATCAGCCACCGCCGttgacagcagcaaacagctgcaacagcaacagcattagCAACAATACTGCCAGCAacataagcaacaacagcaatgccTCGAATAATTTAAGCAACAACACTGCCctgctgccacagcagcagcaacaacaacaacagcagcagcagcaacaacagctgcagcaactgccacagcagcagccacaacagcaaccacgTGCCATCATCAAGGGACCGCCACCGCTGGTCACCATCTCCTCCGCCTCCAGCTCCGCCCTCGGCACAGTTGCCGCCAAATCGCGCAGCACGCTGCCCTCCGCCCTGGCCAAGCCCTACCAGAAGCGTCCGTCGCCgcagcgccagcagcaacagcaagtggGTAAGTGCAAGTATGCAGCGATCGCCACGCCCACCACGCCGCCTCCTCTGGTGCCAACGAGCAcgggagcaacagcagccacagcagcaacaggagtCGGAGCTGCTGCCAaggagctgcagcagctgcgcaaGAGTGCCACGCCCAGCAACATAACGCCCACGCCGCCTCTAGTGAGCATAGCGCCCGCGAAGCTGACGCCCACGCTCAGCATggccaagcaacagcaacagttgccgccAACCACAGTTGGCAAGAtctcaagcagcagcagcagtagtgcTGATCTCTTTGATCTGGTGAAGAACTCGAATGGCGCGATCAGCATTGTGGGCAAGTCAGCGGCagccagcaacagctgcagctttGCCTCATCGCCAACGCCCTCGCTCGCCCTCACCCCGCTGCCCTTCAGCtcgcccagcagcagcaacagcaattccTCGCCAGCTCTCTCCGTGCACTCTTCGAGCACCTTGTGCTCCTTTGGCAAATCCCTTGTGACCATCAAGGCCGAGCCCATCGAGGAGACActctccgcctccgcctccgctgCCTCCTCCATGCCAACGCCCACTTGCTCGGCCACGCCTACAGCATTGCTGTGCAGCTCAACGCCGCTTGGAGTGgccagcatcagcagcagcagcagcagccacaatcCGCAGAGCTTTGCCGGCCAGCTGCCGGGCACTCGGTGCGTCAATGTGAAGCACGAGCTGCTCGCCGAGTGCAGCGGTGGTAACTcgaactgcagcagcagctatgCGAGCACGAGCAACTCGGTGAGCTCCGCTGCGGATCTCTCGCTGGAGGCATCGACGCCAGCCACCTCTCTGAGCCCGGCGCCGTCGCCTTCGGCCAGCAGCCAGAGCCAAACGATTCCCATTGCATCGCCGGAGGGAAATGCCAGTCAGCAGGATATGCTGAGCGAGCTGGTCACCTCGTCGTGCAACTCCAGCGGCACCGAGGATTGCTCGCAGACCGCCTCGTTGCCGGCAACCACTGTGGCCACCGCCACGGTGAGCACGGCAGCAACTCCGATtgccggcagcagcagcagcggcagcagcaactacgaCGAGGAGGACGACAAGTCGGTGGCCTCCTCGGAGGCAGCGACGCACAAGCGACTGACGCCCGAGTCGGGCATTGGCGGCAGCCTCAGCAACAGCGAGAGCAGCAACTCCATAGCCGATGCCAT TTCCAGCAAGTCCGCCTGTCCGGCTGCCTCTTCGGTCtcggtctcagtctcagtATCCGCCTCCGCCTCGGACAGCAACTCGCTGGCCAGCAACGCACCTTCGCCCGCCTCGCCCAGCAACGATGATGGCTCCTGTTCGGCCCCAGCAACGCCAGCACCCGCGCCCTGTGCTCTGCTGGACACAACGCTGGCGGAGACGGCCAGCAAAACGCTGCCCAAGTGCGCCATCTCGCCGATATTGTCGCAGCCCAAGACGATTCGCTTTCCAGCTGGCGCTGGAGCCGGCGGCAAGGGTGGCAAGCGGCACGACGGCGTCTGCTACTGGGACAAGTGCAACAAGAAGCACGAGAGCAACTCGAAGCTGTTGGATCACATGCAGACGCATCACGTGAACACCCAAACAGGTCCCTTTGCCTGCCTCTGGGTGGGCTGCAAGGTCTACAACAAGGAGTCCTGCTCGCGTCGCTGGCTGGAGCGGCACGTGCTCTCGCACGGCGGCTCCAAGCAGTTCAAGTGCATCGTCGAGGGCTGCGGACTGCGCTTTGGATCACAG TTGGCGTTGCAGAAGCATGTGAACAATCACTTCAATGCCACGGACAATGCCAAGGAGAGCACCAACAAGCGCACCTCGGATCCCCCAGTGCCCAAGCAGCTGCGCAAGAACGGCAAGAAGCTTCGCTATCGCCGTCAGCCCTTCTCGG CTCGCATGTTCGACTTCTTCGACACGGGCATCATGGAGGGACTGCAGCATCGTCTGCGACAGATCAGCACGCTCACCAACGGCGCCCAGGCGATTACCTTCCAGGGACAGTGTCTGATGCGACGCCGCAACAGCCAAGGCAGCTACGAGTGCTTTGTGCGCTGGTCGCCGCGTGAAAT CATCTCGGATGAGTGGATGCCCGAGTGTCCGAATCGAACGCGACAACACACAAAGGTGCTGCACATCAAGCACATGCGTCCGGCGGAGAAAACCTGCGTCGACAGTCTGCTGAGCACAGCGTACAGATTGCGCTATCATGCGCAGCTCTTCGATGACGACTACAACGTGaacgaacagcaacagcaacaggaggaGATGGACCAAAGCAGCAGCGAATGTGCTGCCAGCGACGATGAGGAAGATGacgatgatggtgatggtgatggtgatgatgatgacgaggaggatgaagatgaagatgatggAGTATCGGGCACCATCAGCTCGACCAGCGGTAGCGGCACAGTGTCCAGCTACCAGCAGGTGCTCAGCATAGCCAAGCTGCAGATGCAGCAGCGTCGAAAGCATCCGCGTAAGCCGCCCAAGgggacgatgacgatgacgatggcggcAACACAACTGGTGCCCACGGATGCGCTGGTGCCGCTCTAG